The following DNA comes from Halorhabdus tiamatea SARL4B.
TCTCGGCGACGTCGAAGGCGACGCGGTATCGCCGGACAGAAACAGTCCCCGCCAGCGAGCAACCGACCGCACTGGCGGCCCGCGACCCGACCGCGAGGGTTGTGGCCGAACGTTCTACTTGAACTATCGGCAGTCGCCGCCGCCGACAGTCGGGCCCCGGCAGTGACTCACTATCCCCCTACATGATCGACCTGCGGACGCTGCCCGAGCGACTCGTCCCGGCGTGGTTCCGGGACGGGTTGGCGGCGTTCGAGGCGTTTCTGGAGCCGCGGCCGCTGCCGGAAGCCGACGCCGTACTCTGGACAGTCGTCCTCGTCGGGTCGGCATTCGACGTCGTAACGACGATAGTCGGGGTCGCGTCCGGTATCCCAGAAGGGAACGCGGTCGCACGAGCGTTCATGGAAACCTACGGGACGCCCGGTATCGGCGCGCTCAAGCTCGTCGCGCTGGCTCTCCTGGTGGTAACCTGGCACTACCTCGCCGCGGAATCGGCGCGAGTCGTCCTCGCCGGGTTCGCCGTCGTCACGCTGGCGGTCGTCGGACTCAACACGCTCACGCTCGCCGGCGTGTGAAAGTTGCCCACGCCCGAAACCGAAAGAATAAAAACATCAGTAGTTGATATTCTGTCCATCCGGACAGCGGCATCGGAGCCGCTTCCGGGGGTGGTGGGAAAATGGGAAAACACCAGACGACGACCGAGCGGGTAGTATCGACACCGTCTCGTATCGAACCGGTTGGCCGCCTCGCCGAGTGCGTCTCGCTCTCGACGCTCACCGCGGTCCTCTGGGCGACGGTGCTCGCCGCGTCGGCGACGGACGTGGTGACGACGACGATCGGCCTCCAACGGGGACTCGCCGAGGGGAACGCACTCGCCCGAACGCTCGTCGAGTCGTTCGGGATCGGCGGTCTCGCCGGACTGAAACTCGCCGCGCTGGGAGTCCTGGCTGGGACTTGGTATGTCGTCGACGAGCGACAGGGACAGGCCGCCCTCGCGGGCTTCGGCGGCGTCACCGTGATCGTGGTCGGCTGTAACGTCGCCACGATCGCGACGATGTGACTCGACAGCTCACTCCGATCGCGGAGGTGCACGGCCGAGGATCCGGTCCGCGAGACTCCCGAGAGCCGTCAGCGCGACGTTGACGTACAGCCCGACGAGAAACGACACGCCGGCGGCGAACCGCGGACCGGCGACGCCCTCGACGCCGTCGAACGCGCCGACCAGGAGGTAGACGCCGGCGGCGAGGACCCAGGCGGCCGGAATCCGCATCGCCAGCCCGACCAGGTCCTCCCAGCAGTTCCACTCGGTGTACCGGTCCAGTCTTCCCATCAACTTCGTGAAGATGTACCCCAGCGCGCCGAAGCCCGCATACAAGTAGACATAGACGGGAACGACCACCGGGCTCGGGTCAGCACCCCTGGCGGGGATCGCGACCGCCCACTCGAGGACGCCGGTCGAGAGCACGAGACCGACAGCCGTCAGCGCCCCGAAGACACCGATGACGACCCAGTTTAACAGCGACCACTCGGCCCCAGCTTCGGACCGTTCCTGGCCAGCTTCCGTCCCCGCGGCCCCCGTTTCGGCGGCTGCTCGACGTTCACTCACGGAAACTATTTCAGAATTACACAAGTAAAATCCATCGTTCCCCGATCACGGCGACCCGAGCGGCCCGCCGGTCCCGGACCACCACGGTTATCCATATCCCACCCGTCTCCCCGAGCATGAGCGACCTGACAGCGACTATCGAGACGACCCACGGCGACATCGAGATCGACCTCTACGACGAGCGCGTGCCGAGAACCGTCGAGAACTTCGTCAACCTCGCGAAACACGACCCCGCGGCCGACGCCGACCCGGCCCCCGAAACTCCGACCTGGGAGGACCCCGAGACGGGCGAGACCCGCGGCGACGCCTTCTATCAGGACACCCCGATCCACCGGATCATCGAGGGCTTCATGGTCCAGATGGGCGACCCGACGGGGACCGGCCGCGGCGGCCCGGGGTACACCTTCGACGACGAGTTCCACGACGAGTTGGGCCACGACGGCCCGGGCGTGGTCTCGATGGCCAACTCCGGCCCGAACACCAACGGCTCGCAGTTCTTCATCACGCTGGACGCCCAGCCCCACCTCGACGGCGACCACGCCGTCTTCGGCGAGGTCGTCGACGGGATGGACGTCCTCGAGGAACTCGGGAGCGTCGAAACCGGGCCGCGTGACGAGCCCAAAGGCGACGTTCGACTCGAAGCCGTCCGGATCAACGACTGAGGCTGCGAAGCTGGCTATTCGACCCGCGCTATTCCTCCTCGCGCCACTCCTCGGCGAGCAGGCCGTACCAGTGGACGTCCCGGAACCCGCCGTCGGCGAAGACGGCCTCGCGGTGGACACCCTCGTGAGTGAAGCCAAGGTTCTCAAGGACCTGTCGGGACGGCTGGTTCCCGTCGAACACTTTCGCCTCGATGCGGTGAAAGCCGAGGTCTCGAAAGCCGTAGTCGACGAGCGTGCCGACGGCGTCGGTGGCATAGCCGTTGCCCTGCTCGTCGGTCGCGACCCAGTAGCCGAGTTCGCCGCGGCGTGAGTCACCCGAGACCTCGTGGAAGCTCACCATCCCGACCGGCTCGTCCGCCACGGAGATCAGGAGGTGGATCGTCTCCTCGTCCGAAATCGTCTCCTCGAAGAATTCCGTGAGTTGCTCGCGGTTGGACGGGAACGGCCACCCGAGCGTCCGCCAGACGGCCGGCTCGGCGCGCTCGCGCTGGATAAATTCGAGATCGTCTTCCTCGATCGTCCGCAACGTCACCGTCTCGCCGTCGAGAAACACTGGTCCGGGCATCCTGCGGGGATTCGAGCAGTTCCCGCTTAAGCGTGGCGGGGTCCAATCGGGAACGGCTGTCGACGGGACGCCACATTATAACAATAAATATGGCATATTGAGAGTACGTTTAGAAGAGTTGTATAAATAGAAAATAAAACCAATTGATGAGCAGATTCTTGGAAGTATAGCCAATACCAGTACGTTTAAGAACGTGTCTTTGCTAAGGGATACCATAATGTCGGACGAGAAAAAACTGAATCGACGAAAGTTCCTCGCAGCGACCGGTGCTGCGACGGCGAGCGTCGGACTGGCTGGATGTTCGAGCGGCGACGATACGGACACG
Coding sequences within:
- a CDS encoding DUF5658 family protein, translated to MGKHQTTTERVVSTPSRIEPVGRLAECVSLSTLTAVLWATVLAASATDVVTTTIGLQRGLAEGNALARTLVESFGIGGLAGLKLAALGVLAGTWYVVDERQGQAALAGFGGVTVIVVGCNVATIATM
- a CDS encoding GNAT family N-acetyltransferase, with translation MPGPVFLDGETVTLRTIEEDDLEFIQRERAEPAVWRTLGWPFPSNREQLTEFFEETISDEETIHLLISVADEPVGMVSFHEVSGDSRRGELGYWVATDEQGNGYATDAVGTLVDYGFRDLGFHRIEAKVFDGNQPSRQVLENLGFTHEGVHREAVFADGGFRDVHWYGLLAEEWREEE
- a CDS encoding DUF5658 family protein; this translates as MIDLRTLPERLVPAWFRDGLAAFEAFLEPRPLPEADAVLWTVVLVGSAFDVVTTIVGVASGIPEGNAVARAFMETYGTPGIGALKLVALALLVVTWHYLAAESARVVLAGFAVVTLAVVGLNTLTLAGV
- a CDS encoding peptidylprolyl isomerase, whose product is MSDLTATIETTHGDIEIDLYDERVPRTVENFVNLAKHDPAADADPAPETPTWEDPETGETRGDAFYQDTPIHRIIEGFMVQMGDPTGTGRGGPGYTFDDEFHDELGHDGPGVVSMANSGPNTNGSQFFITLDAQPHLDGDHAVFGEVVDGMDVLEELGSVETGPRDEPKGDVRLEAVRIND